GCATCGTTGGGATGGCAACTGGCTCGATGCCGCCATCACCCCCGACGGAGATAGGATAGTAGCAGCAGATAGTAATGGAAAGCTCTTCAGCATCAACACCACATCGCCTTTCCATATAACGCCACGCAGTGCGCCCGGCCCCGTTTTTTCCCTGGCCCTGAGCGAACGTTATCTCCTGGCTTTTTTTATGGACGGTGCGGTACTAAGGCTAACAACACTTTAAAAAATAAAAATCATATATGTCAACCCCTTCAACCCTCGTAGTACAATGGAACCAGTTGGCGCTGAACGCCATCTGCCGCACTGCCACTGCTCCGCCGCTGGCTGCACGCGCTCTGGCTATGCTGCATACCGCCATGTACGATGCCTGGACTGTATATAATCCCTGTGCAATCAGCACCACTACCGGCAGCCTTATCAAAAGACCAGAAGTAGAGCGCGGCAGCGCTTTCAAACGCAAAGCCTACAGCTTCGCTGCTTATCGTGTGCTAACTGAATTATTCTGGCTGGCCCTGCCGGCGCCCGATAAAATGATATTCCACGACTTTATGTTGCAGTTGGAATACGATCCTGCCAACACTACCCTGGATATCACCAGGCCGGAAGGAATCGGTAACCTCGTTGGAAAGCTGGTGCTGGAAAGGTTCAGAGGCGATGGCGCTAACCCCTATGGTACACTGAGTATGCCTGCCTGGTCGGACTATACCGGCTACCAGCCTGTAAATACCCCTGATCAGTTGATGCAGCCGGGGCGTTGGCAGCCACTGAAGATCCCCGACGGCAACGGCGGGTACAAGATACAGCACTTCCTGACCCCGCATTGGGGCCTGGTACGCCCCTTTGCATTAGCGCATGGGGGCGCATTCCGGCCCGGTGCGCCTTATTTGCCCGGCAGCAATGAGTTTCAACAGCAGGCCGATGAATTGCTGGCTATCAGTGCAGGCCTCACCGATCAGCAAAAAGCTATGGCAGAGTATTGGTCCGACGGGCCGGGCACCGAAACCCCGCCGGGCCACTGGTGCCAGGTGGCGCAATATGTATCCGGTCGTGATAACCATTGCAACCAGCAGGACCTGAAACTGTTCTTTGCATTAAGTAACGCCATGCTCGATTGCAGCATCGCCTGCTGGGAATGCAAGCGCTACTACGATTCCGTACGCCCCATATCGGTCATCCGCTACCTCTACAAAGGCCGCAACATCAAGGCCTGGGGGGGGCCCGGGCAGGGTGCGCAGGAAATGAAAGGAGAGGAGTGGATGCCTTTCCAGGCGGCCGATTTCGTCACCCCGCCTTTTGCAGAGCATGTGTCCGGCCACAGTACATTCAGCAAGGCCGCAGCATATATTCTGGCCCAATTCACGGGAAGCGATAAGCTGGGTGCCACCGTACTGCGCACCAAAGGAAGTTCACTGATAGAACCGGGATATAGCCCTGCAAGCGACCTGCAGCTCAGTTGGAATACCTTTACAGAAGCGGCCGAGCAGGCAGGTATGTCGAGATTATATGGCGGTATTCACTTTGCCCGGGCTAATAAAGACGGGCAATTGCTGGGACAGCAGGTAGGGCAGGCTGTTTGGGAGCTGTCCAAATATTTCTTTAATGGAACTTTATAACCTGTATTACTATGTCTGTTATTGCGCTGGCTATACAAAAAGGCGGCTCCGGCAAAACCACTACCGCCATTAACCTGGCTGCAGCCCTGCAACGGGCGGGCAAAAAAGTGTTACTCGTTGATGCCGACCCGCAGGCTAACCTCACACAGGCGCTGGGCATTGCTGAGGAGCCGGAACTACATCTTTACACTGCCCTGAAAAAAGAAATCGCCGGCGAAGAAGCTGAATTGTCGCAGGCCATTGTGACGACCCCATGTGGACTAATGCTGGTACCCTCAGCGCTGGAACTGGCAGGGGCCGAGTTAGAGCTGGTAGGCATGTATGGGCGCGAACAGGTGCTGAGCTGGATGCTGAAGCCCCTCCAGGCGCAATTCGATTTCATACTGATAGACTGCCCGCCCGCCATTGGTATGCTAACCGTAAACGCCCTGGTGGCCAGTCAGTACATCATCATGCCCCTGCAGGCAGAGTTTCTGCCCCTGAAAGGCGTGCGTAGTTTTATGTACCATTTTGGCAACATAAAAAAGAAACTTAATACGAACCTGGAAGTGCTGGGAATTGTTTTGACTAAGTATGATGACCGTAAGTCGATGAACCGGCAAGTGAGAAAAGAGTTGGAAACTACCTTCGGAACTACGGTACTGGATACGGCTATCCGCAGCAATATACAATTAGCCAAAGCCCAGCAGGCTGGTATGGATATTTTTAGCTTCGATAATACATCCCATGGTGCTAAAGACTACCATGCCCTGGGAGAGGAAATACTGGGAAAGCTGCCGGCTATGGGCAGTTGAATTTTTTATGTCATTTTAAATGTAATGTATGTTTCGCAAAAAGCAACCCGCGCCCGCTAATATGGCTGCACAGCCCTTTTTCGGCGGCGTACAGCGGAAGGAAACCGGCGCCTTCTTTCAGGCGCGCCTGGCTGTAAACCGCCCTGGTGATGTGTTTGAGAAAGAAGCAGATGCCGTAGCCGATCGGGTGGTAAACCGTAGCAATACGGCCGGTCCTGTAGTACAGCAAAAAGAGATCAGCAAAATACAGCGCCTCGTCACCTCAGAAGCAGATGAGAAGCTGGGTACCAACGATGCCCGCATGCGCCGCGACAGAGAAGATGTACAAACCAAGCCGGATATACAGCGCATGTGCCCCGAATGTGAAAAGGAAAAGAAGGAAGCCGGTGGCAACATACAACGCGAAGCCGGTAGCACCGCTGCTCCGCATACCGCTTCTCCTCAGCTATCGGCGCGCATAGCCGGCGGCGGAGGTGGTCGTGCATTACCCGCCAATACCCAGCGGGAAATGTCGGGGCGGTTTGGTGCCGACTTCAGCCAGGTACGGGTACACACAGGTACCGAGGCCGCACAAATGAACCAGGAACTCAGCGCACAAGCGTTTACCCATGGCCGTGATATCTACTTCAACAGTGGCAAATTCAACCCCGAAACCAGCAACGGTAAGCATTTGCTGGCCCATGAGCTCACGCATGTGGTGCAGCAGGGCGCTGTGCAGCAAAAGGAAATTCAACGCTCCTGCTCTGATGGTGTTTGCAATAGCTGTGCAGGAGGTAAAAAAAATCTTTGGGTAACCTTCTATTTCAGGCGTCCTGCCAATAAGAAAACGATGGAGTTTATCCGCAAAGACATCAACGACTCCAAAAAGATACTGGCTAATTGTTGTATTACCCTGAAAGCTGATTTCGACTGGACTTTATTGAAGGGAACTACCCATTTCAATGACCTGAAAAAAGGGGCTGACGGCAAAGAGCATTATGCAGAAGATGCCGTGCAAGCCGGCGGTGGTAAAACATTCAACAAAAGCAAAGGCATACCGGTGTTGGTAATAGACGAGGTAACCGGGACTGGTGGTGGCCTGACAGTAGATAAGGGCTTTGACGCTGATTATACAGGTAAAACATATATTGCTATGCCGGTAAGTCAAC
The genomic region above belongs to Chitinophaga sp. 180180018-3 and contains:
- a CDS encoding vanadium-dependent haloperoxidase, which produces MSTPSTLVVQWNQLALNAICRTATAPPLAARALAMLHTAMYDAWTVYNPCAISTTTGSLIKRPEVERGSAFKRKAYSFAAYRVLTELFWLALPAPDKMIFHDFMLQLEYDPANTTLDITRPEGIGNLVGKLVLERFRGDGANPYGTLSMPAWSDYTGYQPVNTPDQLMQPGRWQPLKIPDGNGGYKIQHFLTPHWGLVRPFALAHGGAFRPGAPYLPGSNEFQQQADELLAISAGLTDQQKAMAEYWSDGPGTETPPGHWCQVAQYVSGRDNHCNQQDLKLFFALSNAMLDCSIACWECKRYYDSVRPISVIRYLYKGRNIKAWGGPGQGAQEMKGEEWMPFQAADFVTPPFAEHVSGHSTFSKAAAYILAQFTGSDKLGATVLRTKGSSLIEPGYSPASDLQLSWNTFTEAAEQAGMSRLYGGIHFARANKDGQLLGQQVGQAVWELSKYFFNGTL
- a CDS encoding ParA family protein yields the protein MSVIALAIQKGGSGKTTTAINLAAALQRAGKKVLLVDADPQANLTQALGIAEEPELHLYTALKKEIAGEEAELSQAIVTTPCGLMLVPSALELAGAELELVGMYGREQVLSWMLKPLQAQFDFILIDCPPAIGMLTVNALVASQYIIMPLQAEFLPLKGVRSFMYHFGNIKKKLNTNLEVLGIVLTKYDDRKSMNRQVRKELETTFGTTVLDTAIRSNIQLAKAQQAGMDIFSFDNTSHGAKDYHALGEEILGKLPAMGS
- a CDS encoding DUF4157 domain-containing protein, with protein sequence MFRKKQPAPANMAAQPFFGGVQRKETGAFFQARLAVNRPGDVFEKEADAVADRVVNRSNTAGPVVQQKEISKIQRLVTSEADEKLGTNDARMRRDREDVQTKPDIQRMCPECEKEKKEAGGNIQREAGSTAAPHTASPQLSARIAGGGGGRALPANTQREMSGRFGADFSQVRVHTGTEAAQMNQELSAQAFTHGRDIYFNSGKFNPETSNGKHLLAHELTHVVQQGAVQQKEIQRSCSDGVCNSCAGGKKNLWVTFYFRRPANKKTMEFIRKDINDSKKILANCCITLKADFDWTLLKGTTHFNDLKKGADGKEHYAEDAVQAGGGKTFNKSKGIPVLVIDEVTGTGGGLTVDKGFDADYTGKTYIAMPVSQPDYNASCPTLAHELWHVSGSFNHAEAKGGQIAACTGPGVNETFCTDVRALAKGKA